Within the Chloracidobacterium sp. genome, the region GCAGCTGCTTGTGAGGCGGGTTGCGCCGGTGCGGCTGGCGCTTCGGTCGGCATGGCGGCTGACGGCTTACGGCCGTGGCGATGACCGTGGCGGTGGCTATGGTCGTCCTCCTTGGCCTCCGGTGTTAGGGACGATTCCGGGTCTGCGCCCAGCGCGTTGAGTTGGTCGAGCAACTTTTGACTCTTTTGGCTGGTATTGGTGCTGTCGCGGTGGATTTCATCCACGCTGCCGAGTGAAATGAAAATCACGCGGTCAAGCGGCGTGCCGGTTTCGCGCAGAATGCCTACGACTGTAAACGGCGCTTCTTCGTGTTCTTCGGCGGCGACGGTGTCTTCCACCCCGTGTCGTGCGACGAAGGTTTGTCCCAGTCCAAGTTTTGTTTCGCGCGCAACGACGCTCCCGATCACGGCTTCATAATCCGCCGCAAACGGTCGTCCCTGCGCGACAGCGACCGGCTGCCCATCCTTGAGCTTGACGAGGTTGAAATACTCCGGCTCGGTGCCGACCAGCCGGAAGCCCCGGTAGTTGTCGCCCAGCGCCAGTGGCACGGCGTAGGCGACGCGGTCGTCGGCTTTGAGCTGGCGATAGTAGGCGTAGGGGATGTTGCCCACCGGTACGTCAAGGTGGAACACTGTGTTGAGTACGAGCTGGAGCGGCGATCCCTTCGCGCCGACGACCAGTTCATAGGACGCCGCCACGTTGTCAAAGTTCGCCTGCGCCTGCTGGCGCAGCGCCGTAATCGCGGTCACCAGCGCCACGCCTAGCGCGATAGAGAGCGCCGTCAGGCAGGTTGAAAGCCAACGTTGACGCAGGTTGCGATAGATGACCGTGAGTGTTTGCATAGCCGGTCTTGGTCGCCACGCTTGGTTGACGCGATAATGGATGTTAGTTGGCGCGGTTGATGTCGGAAAGGCGCAGAACGGTCGGGAAACGCCGTGCAACGGCTTCATCGTGCGTAACAACGATAAGCGCCGCGCCGATTTCCGCGCAAAGTTTTTGCATCAAGTCCAGTACGGCGTCGCGGTTGCGGGCGTCGAGCGCGCTGGTCGGCTCATCCGCCAATACCAACTTCGGGCGATTCGCCAGTGCGCGCGCCACGCCGACGCGCTGCTGCTGTCCGGCGGAAAGCTGGCGTGGAAAATACCGTGCGCGTTCTCGCAGCCCGACTTTGTCAAGCAGGGCCTGGGCGTAGGTCGCGCCGGCGCGGTTGTCGGCAAACTTCATCCCCAGCGCCACGTTTTCGAGCGCCGTAAAGGCTGGCAGCAGATGGATGTTCTGAAACACGTAGCCGATGTGCGCGGCACGGAAGCGATCGCGCCGAACTTCGTCCAGGCGCGTAATGTCGGTGTCGTCAAGGCGGACTTCGCCTTCATCCGGCGTGACAAGGCCGGCGATAACATTGAGTAGGGTGGTTTTACCAGAACCGCTTGCGCCGACCAGCGCGACCTGCTCACCGGCGGCGACCGTCCAAGTCGGTATGTCAAGCACGCGCACAGGCGGTTCGCCGCCGGGGCTAGGATACTCCAATCGAAGGTTGCGCAAGTTGAGCATGGTGGTTTCTGAAACCGCCGCCTAACGCCAGCGGCGGTTGCGGCTAGGAGGATTCCTAACTACAGTCGAGCCGCAACGCAATCTACTCGATATGGGAACGGGCGCGAAAGCCGGACGTTCCTGATTCTTCGGTTTGAGCAAAACATTCTGGACGAACGAGGTGTGAGGTATGTCGTCGGGAGCTGCCGCGCAGCGCGTGCCAGTGACGGTGTTGACGGGCTTTCTGGGGGCGGGGAAGACCACGCTGCTCAACCGTTTGTTGAGCGAACAGCATGGTAAGCGCATCGCCGTCATTGAGAATGAGTTCGGCGAAGTCGGCGTGGACAACGAGCTGGTCATTAACGCCGAAGAGGAAATTTTCGAGATGAACAACGGGTGCATTTGCTGCACCGTCCGGGGCGATCTCATTCGGATTCTTGGCAACCTGATGAAGCGCAAGGACAAGTTTGACTACATCTTGGTCGAGACGACCGGGATGGCTGATCCGGGTCCGGTGGCGCAGACGTTCTTCGTAGACGACGAAGTGCGGAGCAAAACGCGCTTGGACGGCATCGTGACGGTCGTGGACGCCAAGCACGTCTGGGAACACCTCGACAGCCATGAAGTCAAGGAGCAGATTGCTTTTGGCGACGTGATTTTGATCAACAAGACCGATCTGGTTGACCCTGAGACGCTGGATCGGCTGGAGCAGCGCATTCGCGCGATGAACGCCACGGCGAAAATTCTGCGTACGCAGCAATCGAACGCCCCGGTGGACGCCTTACTTGACATTGGCGCGTTTGATTTGAACCGGGCGCTGGCGGTAGACCCGCAGTTTTTAGAGCCGGAGCATCCGTTTGAGTATGGCGGCGTGTACGAGTTGGCGGCCGGGCGGTACGAGTTTGTGATGCAGCTGGGGCCTAACCCGGCGATGGACGCCGCGTTGTTGCCCGTCCCCGACGGCGCGGCAGACGGTTTGGCGGCGACGGCCGACCGAGCCATTGTCGTGTTTTCCGACGACCCCGACCGCGTGACGGCGGGCGGCGTCATCACGCCCAGCGAGCGGTTGCGGCGGTTGTGCTTGGAAGCGGATGGGCCGACGGTTTTTGTGTTTGAGATTGAAAGCGATGGGCGGTACGCGCTCTTTACACAGCATCAGCCCGATGAGTTTGCGGCGGTGCTCCGGCGTGACGGCGTCGTGGTGACGCCGACGACGAGCCGGGCGTACAAGCCTGATCACGAACACGATGATGAAGTGTCGTCGGTTGGGATCACGACACCGGGCGACCTTGACCCGAAGAAACTCAATGCGTGGTTGGGCGACTTACTTCAAAACAAGGGGCCGGACATTTTTCGGATGAAGGGTATCTTGAGCATTTCAGGCGATCCGCGCCGGTTTGTGTTTCAGGGCGTACACATGATGTTTGAAGGTCGTCCGGATCGGGAGTGGGGGACGGAGCCGCGCCACAATGCACTGGTGTTTATTGGGCGCAACCTCGACCGTGCGGCGCTGGAGGCAAGCTTTCGGGCGTGTTTGGTGAATTAGCACGCTTTCCGAGAACGACCTCTAGCGAACTGACCCGCCAACCGGCGTTGAGCGCCGCCGCCAACCTTTGGCGCGATCCAGGTAAGGCAATGCTTCAGTTGGGCGGAGGCTGCGCCGAACCTAACTGTGATGCCCTGTGTCGGCGCTCTCCTTTCCCAACCTAATACCTTAGGCTGGCTGGAGAATGAACGTCTCTACGGTTTTCCGCCTCCTTTGCGGTTGAAGGCGGCAGGAGCGTTACTTATGCCGTTGCCATCAATCACTGAGTTTTTGAAAAGCGCGACTCGGCAACTAGACCCGTTTTGGCGGGCGACGCTTGACGATCACGTAATGGCGCTGCATTGGTCGCCGGATGGGGCGCAGTTGGCGGCGCTGTCCGCCGCCGGGACGCTCACGGTCTTTGACGCGGCTTCCGGCGTCGTCCGCTGGACGCAAGTCGCGCACCGGGTGGGCGGCATGACGCTGGACGGCGCGCTCGACGGCGCGTTGTTGGCGACGGGCGGGCAGGACGGGCGTGTAAGGCTGTGGAAGGCGACGACCGGCGAGCAGGTCGCCGATTTGCCGGCCGGGGCGAGTTGGGTGGAGCGCGTGGCGTGGAGTCCGGTGTACGCCGACGGTCAGCCCCTCCTTCTGGCGTCGGCGGCCGGCAAGGCGCTGCGCTTTTGGACGCCGACTGGCGAACTGGTCAGCGAACACACGCGCCATACGAGTACGATTGCCGACATCCGGTGGCATCCGACGCGGCGCGCACTGGTGACGGCAAGTTATGGCTTGTTGACGGTTTGGGTGCCGGGTGCGGATGTTCCGGCCGAGGTTTTCGCGTGGAAGGGATCGCATTTGGCAGCGGCGTGGCGGCCGGACGGTAAATATCTGATTGTCGGTGATCAGGACGCTACGGTGCACGTCTGGGACACTGCAACCGGCGAAGACTTGATGATGTCGGGCTACCAGACGAAGGTCCGCGAGTTGGCTTGGCATCCGCGCGGGCGATTTCTGGCGACGGGCGGCGGGACGGCTGTGACCATCTGGGATTTCTCCGGGCGCGGGCCGGCCGGCTCAACGCCGGTGGTGTTGGAAAGTCACGCCGGGCTGGTGACGGCGCTGGCCTATCGTGCGGATGGGAAGGTGTTGGCCTCAGGTGGCGAGGATGGGTTGTTGCTGTGGCGTCCGCCGGAGAAGCCGGGGCGTCCAGCGTCGCCGTCCGGTCGGTACGAACCGGCCGGCGGGGTGTCGGTTTTGGCGTGGCGCGCTGATGGGGGACGCATCGCCGTCGGCAGTCCGCAGGGCGAAGTCGCCGTTCTGGCGGGCGACTTGGCGTGATTTCCGCCTGTCCAACAGACGCGGCCGGCATCGTGTCGCCCACTTCACGGGCTGTTGGTGGGGAATGAACGTTAGGCAACCTCACTGCAACGAACCCCCCTCACCAAGCATTACGCCCACGCAACGCCTCACGAGAAACCCTTTGACAACCCCACTGAGCCTGCATATAGTGGGCGGCAGAGTCATCTTGAAAAAATCGTGCAACAGCGTCTCCATATTTTTTTCGATAGGCGGCGCTTCACGTGTGGTGCAACCAGGTTAGGTCAAACCAGGTTGTAACTCGCCCAGCGCTTGCTCAAGGCTGTATATTGTGGCATCTTACCTGTGCTTTCTGCCTCTTATCTTTCAGGCAGTTCTTTACCAACTCGGCACAAGGCGGATCAAAATCTTACGCCCAACTGGTACGGTCAGGGCAAGGTCTTACTGTGCCTGTCCGGCTTTTGTCGCAGGCCTTGGCTGGGGCGTGTCAGATTTCCAAGGCGTCACACCCTTCTCTGTAGGCCGGCTGCGGGCGACATATGGCAGGCATGGGCGGAGGCGGGTGTTTTCATTCATCGAACCGCCGGTCGGCGACGGCGCTCGCTGCGTCCTTTGCGCGCGAGTGACGGCTTCCGTCCGATTGCTGATCACGGGGTAGAAATCTTCGAGGAGGTGAGAGGCCGTATGAGTCCGGCGAAGAGGGCATGACGCTCCGAAGTGGCCACGCGATCAGCACGGCGTTCGGCTTGACTTGCCAAAGTCGAAAACGCTAGCGTCGGCAAAAGTTTACATGCCAGTTGTTACGAACACACGATTTCAAACTGGTATTGCAGCAAACCGTTTGGTTGACAGGCGCTTGCGACGTGGTATTTTCCCGCCCGCATTCGTTTGTCAGCTAGCAGAAGTTTCTTGAGGAGGACACAATGATCTCTCATCGTCATGTCCGGCTGTCATCATTCCGATGGCTGCTTGCCTGGGCGGTCATCCTGTGCTTTGGCGCAGGCGGGACCGCGTTTGGTCAGGGAGACTGCCCGGGTCCGTCGGGTCCGCCGGCCGTTGCCGGTCTCGGCGCCGGTCCCGGTAACACCGACCGCTCGTTTGGTTACAGCGGCCCGCCGAATTTCAATACGATCGATGGCTCCCTCGCCGCGATGCTGGAGAGAATCGGCAACATCATCCCGGCACCGGGTGAAGTTCGAGCGATTGCCGTTCAGCGCATTGGCGTGAATGCCAATAAGTTCATCGTCGCGGGCGATTTTGCCTACCGTGTGCCGGGGACAAACATCACGTACCGCAATATCCTGCGGTTGAATCCGACCGGCTCAATCGACACAACCTTCACAACGCTATTCTTCCCCGGGCCAATCAACGCTTTGGCGGTTGACTCGCTGGACCGCATCGTGGTTGGCGGCGCGTTTCTCATTCCCGGTCCGCCGAACCGTTCGCGCCTGCTGCGTTTGCTGCCCACCGGTGCGCTTGACGTTGGATTCAACCCGCCGGTGCCGACCGCCGAGGTGCTGGCGCTCGAAGTGGATCCGGCGGATAACATTTACGTCGGCCTCAACGGCGGTACAATTGGCGGGCGTCTCAACTTTACGCGTTTGTTGCCGACTGGGGCGCTTGACCCAACCGCTTTTTGGAACCCTGCTGCGGTTGTTCCGCCGGCGTTTCCAACCTCGGTCGCCGGCCCGGTGCGCGCCATCAAGTACGCCGCCAACCTGTTCGGCATCGGCGTTCCCGGTGTTGTGGTGGGTGGCTCGTTTACACAAGCCACCGGCGGCACGTCGCAGAACGTCGGCAACATTGCGCTGTATGACCCGAACGGTCAGGTGGACTTTTTCTTCCCGACGACCGGCGGCGGCGCAAACGCACCGGTCAATGCCCTTGCCGTAGCTGAGCCACCGCCCGGCACCGCTTCACAAATTTTCGCCGGTGGCGAGTTTTCGTTGTTTAACCAGCAGGCTCGTACGCGAGTGGCCAAGTTCACGGCTTTTGGTCTTGATTTGGCTTTCGTTCCTACGCCGGCGGCTGCGGTGCCGAACCCGGTCCGGGCGCTGGCTTTCACGGTCGGTCCTCCTTTCACGCAGCCGCCGCCTTTTGCTGTTTTGCACGTCGGCGGTCAGGAGACGGCGACAGCCTTTGCCGATGTGGCGATGAGCCCGACAACTGGTGTGATTAGCGCCGGTCTGAATACCGCTTCACCGTTCTTCCCGGCGAATCCGGCCGTTGTCCGGGCGATTGCGCCGAATGCGACGAACGGTGCGCTCTTCGGCGGCGCTTTCCTCAACGCGCAAGCTGAAAAGCTCCGGGCTACGTTTAACACAGCTTACAACCCGCCGAACGCCGCCGGCTTGCCGTCGTTTGTCGCCGCCGGCCCGACACAGTTCTACGCTTCCGCACTGCTGCCCAACGGTGATCTCCTAATCGGCGGTGACGTAGGGGTGCCGTCCACTGGCACGACCGTCGCCGACGGTGGTCATATCGTTGAGCTTTACCGGATTACGTCGTGCGGCACGGTCAGCGTCGTGGCGCGGTTTAGAAACGTCGGCGGCTACTTGGTGCGTAACGACATTGACAACGGCAACCTTGTGTCGCCGCCGCTCGACATCAACACCACGCCCGGCATGGGCTTCCGACGGATTGACGTGGTCGAGCCGCCGTCCATTCGCGCGATAGCCGTTGCGCCGAACGGTGACATCTACGTGGGTGGGCAGTTCAACCAAGTTTCCGACGGCCCCGGTGGACCGTTTGTGCCGTGGAACAATCTCGTGCGTCTGCGTCCGAACGGCACAATTGATCCGCTGTTCCAAGTCGGACAAGATGACCCGTCGCCACCGGCCGGTTACACCCCGATTCGTAAGGGTGGCCCAACCGGCTTCGGCTCGCCCGGTACCGGCTTTACAACGGTTGATCCGCAGACAGCACTCCCGGCTTTGGTGGGTACCTGCGACTCTCCACCAACCTTGCCGTCTGCCGGCAGTGGTGAGAAGTTCAACCCTGATCAAGGGCGCGTCAATGCGATTGTCCTGCAACCTGACGGGAAGGTGCTCATCGGCGGCAACTTCAAGTGCTACAATGAAGTGCCCCGGAGCGGCATTGCGCGTTTGACAAGCACCGGTGCGCTCGACCCAACGTTTGGCGATGACTCGTTCTCAGTGCCCGGTGTTGGTGACTATGTATTGTGCGGTAATCCGGGTGGGGCAGCCGTGGTTAACATTCCGCGCACCAGCGCCGTTGTGGCGTATCAGCGGGCGCGCGTCAACGCCATTCTGCTTGAGCCAGACGGCAAGGTGGTTGTGGCCGGCTTGTTTGCCCGCGCCAACAACGTTGATCGCTTCAACATTGCTCGCTTCAACAGCGACGGTACGCTTGACACGAGCTTTGCCACCGGCCCGACGGGCACGACGTTCCCGACCGGCACTTCCGGGTTGGGCGCGACACTCGCAACCGGACCGAACAATGGAGCGACCTCCAATGGGCGCGGCGGTGAAATCTTCGCACTCGGTCGCCAAAGCCTTGGCGCGAATGCCGGACGCATCCTGATTGGCGGCGCTTTTACGCGCATTCTCAACCAGACCGGCACAGCCAGCAGCTTGGTGCGGACGGCCTTTACGCGGTTTGAGCCAACCGGTCGCCACGATGCCTCGTTTGCTCAATTGAACTTCACGGCGGCTCCAGTGGTTCGCGCCATTGCCGTCAAGGCGGATGACCGTCCGCTCATCGGCGGGCCGTTCCGAATCGGGCCGCGTGACTTGGTTCCGGGTGACTTTATCGGCTACATCAACAACACAACGCGCGTCCGCGTCCATCGCACCGGCGTCAACGGTACATTTGAAGACGATGTGGACGGTTTCGGCGTCCCACGGGCGACCTTCCTAGCTGTTCCACCGGGCGTCGGTCAGAACCCGAATGCGCCGCTGGTCTTCCAGCCGGGGCCGTACGCCGTGGACGACTTTGGTTCGCCGGCGTCCATCTTCCCGGTTGGCGGCGATGAAATTGGCTACTACCCCAACCTGCCGTTCAGCATAACGCCGCCGTTTGGGCCGCGTTTCCAAGATACGGCGATGACGGTCAACACCATCACGCTTGATCCGGCGCGGCGGCGCGCATACATCGGCGGTCTGTTCAATGTCTTTGAGTCGGTACGCGCCGACTTCCAGAACGACGGCGCGGGTGCTCCGACTGGGCTCAACCTTGACATCCGGTGGCCGGGTGTGGCGGCATTGCAGAATGGCTCCGGCTGCTCGTATGGCCTTGTGCTGCCGAGCTTCCCGCCGTTCCAGCCAATTCCAGCTGGCGGTACCGTGACGCTTCCGGCAATGAGTCCTGCTGGTGGCCAAATGGTCATCGCCACAATGACCCGCAGCGCCGTGTCGTTGTGCAACCTGCTGCCGACCATCTCGACAACCTCCGGGTTCGTCACGATCGTCGGTGCGGTACCACGTACGACGAATCCGGGCTTTGTGGACATTGTTATCAGTGTGTCACCCAACGGTACGGGCGCGCTCCGCACCGGCTCGGTGACGGTGACGCTGCCGAGCGAAACGGGTACGTCGCCTGCGCCGACCACCTTTACTTTCGGCCAAGGTCCTTTGCCTTCCGGCTGCACCTTCTCGGCCGTAGCTGTGCCGACTACCTTCCCGACCGCCGGCGGTACGGGCCAGTTCCAGATCACGACCGGAGCGGGTTGCCCGTGGA harbors:
- a CDS encoding WD40 repeat domain-containing protein; amino-acid sequence: MPLPSITEFLKSATRQLDPFWRATLDDHVMALHWSPDGAQLAALSAAGTLTVFDAASGVVRWTQVAHRVGGMTLDGALDGALLATGGQDGRVRLWKATTGEQVADLPAGASWVERVAWSPVYADGQPLLLASAAGKALRFWTPTGELVSEHTRHTSTIADIRWHPTRRALVTASYGLLTVWVPGADVPAEVFAWKGSHLAAAWRPDGKYLIVGDQDATVHVWDTATGEDLMMSGYQTKVRELAWHPRGRFLATGGGTAVTIWDFSGRGPAGSTPVVLESHAGLVTALAYRADGKVLASGGEDGLLLWRPPEKPGRPASPSGRYEPAGGVSVLAWRADGGRIAVGSPQGEVAVLAGDLA
- a CDS encoding GTP-binding protein; its protein translation is MSSGAAAQRVPVTVLTGFLGAGKTTLLNRLLSEQHGKRIAVIENEFGEVGVDNELVINAEEEIFEMNNGCICCTVRGDLIRILGNLMKRKDKFDYILVETTGMADPGPVAQTFFVDDEVRSKTRLDGIVTVVDAKHVWEHLDSHEVKEQIAFGDVILINKTDLVDPETLDRLEQRIRAMNATAKILRTQQSNAPVDALLDIGAFDLNRALAVDPQFLEPEHPFEYGGVYELAAGRYEFVMQLGPNPAMDAALLPVPDGAADGLAATADRAIVVFSDDPDRVTAGGVITPSERLRRLCLEADGPTVFVFEIESDGRYALFTQHQPDEFAAVLRRDGVVVTPTTSRAYKPDHEHDDEVSSVGITTPGDLDPKKLNAWLGDLLQNKGPDIFRMKGILSISGDPRRFVFQGVHMMFEGRPDREWGTEPRHNALVFIGRNLDRAALEASFRACLVN
- a CDS encoding ABC transporter ATP-binding protein encodes the protein MLNLRNLRLEYPSPGGEPPVRVLDIPTWTVAAGEQVALVGASGSGKTTLLNVIAGLVTPDEGEVRLDDTDITRLDEVRRDRFRAAHIGYVFQNIHLLPAFTALENVALGMKFADNRAGATYAQALLDKVGLRERARYFPRQLSAGQQQRVGVARALANRPKLVLADEPTSALDARNRDAVLDLMQKLCAEIGAALIVVTHDEAVARRFPTVLRLSDINRAN
- a CDS encoding ABC transporter permease, giving the protein MQTLTVIYRNLRQRWLSTCLTALSIALGVALVTAITALRQQAQANFDNVAASYELVVGAKGSPLQLVLNTVFHLDVPVGNIPYAYYRQLKADDRVAYAVPLALGDNYRGFRLVGTEPEYFNLVKLKDGQPVAVAQGRPFAADYEAVIGSVVARETKLGLGQTFVARHGVEDTVAAEEHEEAPFTVVGILRETGTPLDRVIFISLGSVDEIHRDSTNTSQKSQKLLDQLNALGADPESSLTPEAKEDDHSHRHGHRHGRKPSAAMPTEAPAAPAQPASQAAAPAGEIAEVTSVIVKLRSPGYLFLMQREINKGKDAQAALPGVEVQKLFAIVGTVDRALLLVSLLVVVVAAVSVLVAIYNSLAERRREIAVLRALGARRRTIFAWLLWEAAATAALGGLVGVLLGHALLATAGVTLKFLSGLPLAPWTWTRLELGPGWLKTYVPFEAVVVIGTLLLGALMGLLPAALAYRTNVARHLSE